The proteins below are encoded in one region of Peribacillus muralis:
- a CDS encoding ATP-binding protein, with translation MRKVSLETKILGLVLSLSLFLILLLAISFSYMEGRQIAKDKGQLALELSKTISFMPTVTEAFETDEPASIIQPVVERIRRETGAEFIVVGNDKEMRYSHPLISEIGKRMKGGDNSRAIRDGEYYVSEAAGSLGLSIRGKSPIFNKEGKIIGIVSVGFLVEDVRAQIFKDLSKEMLISLLAIMISIIGSYMLARSIRRDTLGLEPFEIANLYKEKNAVLQSVKEGILAIDQNGLITSMNQPAKKLLDIKESVRHLNVDGLFPSKYLFEVLRSGEPQADKEISWKDKSIIVNCTPIFDSEGVSGVVASFRDRTEIEEMVNTLSEVKMHSEDLRAQTHEFTNKLYVLSGLLQLGEYDEAIDMIQSETSELHSLNRVVFEQIKDTKVQALLLGKIGKASEKKISFEIDSQSYLEKLPDHIKLSQLTLIVGNIIDNALEAVSGMDEPLVKFFATDIGNDLVFEVSDNGKGIPEQDISFIFDRGFTSKNNGSPSGYGLANADQVVKELEGIIEVQSEDGNTIFTVYLPKQRRGG, from the coding sequence ATGAGGAAAGTATCACTGGAGACCAAGATTCTCGGGTTAGTTTTATCGTTGAGCCTTTTTTTGATACTTTTATTGGCGATCTCTTTTTCATATATGGAAGGAAGGCAAATCGCGAAGGATAAGGGCCAATTGGCTTTGGAGCTTTCTAAAACGATCAGCTTCATGCCTACCGTCACGGAGGCTTTTGAGACGGATGAACCGGCAAGTATCATCCAGCCGGTTGTCGAAAGGATCCGCAGGGAAACAGGGGCGGAGTTCATTGTTGTGGGGAATGATAAAGAAATGCGCTATTCCCATCCGTTGATATCTGAAATTGGGAAGCGGATGAAGGGCGGCGATAATAGCAGGGCCATCCGCGATGGTGAATATTATGTTTCCGAGGCAGCGGGCTCACTTGGTCTTTCGATTCGGGGGAAATCGCCGATTTTCAATAAGGAAGGGAAAATCATTGGGATCGTATCGGTCGGTTTTTTGGTCGAAGATGTTCGCGCGCAGATTTTCAAGGATCTTTCCAAAGAAATGCTTATTTCTTTATTGGCGATCATGATTTCGATCATTGGCAGTTACATGCTTGCTAGAAGCATACGTAGAGATACGTTAGGTCTTGAACCATTTGAAATCGCCAATTTATATAAAGAAAAAAATGCTGTGCTTCAGTCGGTCAAGGAAGGAATTCTCGCCATTGACCAAAATGGCCTGATCACCTCGATGAATCAGCCAGCCAAAAAGTTGCTTGATATTAAGGAATCCGTTCGCCATTTGAATGTGGATGGACTATTTCCGTCAAAGTATTTATTTGAAGTGCTAAGGTCTGGGGAGCCACAGGCGGATAAAGAAATTTCCTGGAAAGATAAATCGATTATCGTGAATTGTACGCCGATATTCGATAGTGAGGGTGTAAGCGGTGTTGTCGCTTCGTTTCGGGATCGAACGGAAATTGAGGAAATGGTCAATACCTTATCGGAAGTGAAGATGCATTCAGAGGATTTACGGGCCCAAACCCATGAATTCACCAATAAGTTATATGTTCTATCAGGATTGCTACAATTAGGGGAATATGATGAAGCGATAGATATGATTCAAAGCGAAACATCCGAGTTGCATTCCTTGAACCGGGTCGTATTCGAACAAATTAAGGATACGAAGGTACAAGCCCTGTTACTAGGCAAGATCGGGAAAGCATCGGAGAAGAAAATCAGCTTCGAAATAGATTCGCAAAGTTACTTGGAGAAGCTGCCCGATCATATAAAATTGTCTCAGCTTACTTTAATAGTAGGCAATATCATCGATAATGCGCTTGAAGCGGTTTCCGGCATGGACGAGCCGCTCGTGAAATTCTTCGCGACCGATATTGGGAATGATCTGGTATTCGAAGTGAGTGACAATGGAAAAGGAATACCTGAACAGGATATTTCCTTTATTTTCGATCGGGGCTTCACCTCGAAAAATAATGGAAGCCCGAGTGGGTATGGACTTGCGAATGCCGATCAGGTCGTAAAAGAGCTGGAAGGCATCATCGAAGTCCAAAGCGAGGACGGAAACACGATATTCACGGTGTATCTGCCTAAACAACGGAGAGGAGGGTAA
- a CDS encoding transporter, with the protein MYVYPTYHYEDQSYQDRVFPELPGFPGFPGGPQFPGQPGQSPYSQAPTAPPPSFIPQQQQASTFAVDPGAISFCLFRNTFIWLNNGGSFWYYPIFVGPRSVAGFRWNGRFWTFFGIDTRQIRSFTCF; encoded by the coding sequence ATGTATGTGTATCCGACGTATCATTATGAAGATCAATCGTATCAAGATCGAGTGTTTCCTGAACTACCTGGTTTCCCAGGCTTTCCGGGCGGGCCGCAATTTCCGGGTCAACCGGGACAGTCTCCGTATTCGCAAGCACCGACAGCCCCCCCGCCATCGTTTATCCCGCAGCAGCAACAAGCTTCAACATTTGCTGTAGATCCTGGGGCGATTTCGTTTTGCTTATTCAGGAATACGTTCATTTGGTTAAATAATGGGGGGAGTTTTTGGTATTACCCAATATTCGTCGGTCCGCGATCTGTGGCAGGCTTCAGGTGGAATGGGAGATTTTGGACGTTTTTTGGAATCGATACAAGACAAATTAGATCTTTTACCTGTTTTTGA
- a CDS encoding DNA-3-methyladenine glycosylase family protein, whose translation MNKTCHEWTIQAPNEFRFTENLKYLSRSSNECLFNIIDQKIYRALAFENEKLLVEISATNETELHVRIPGRSAPIDKPVLDAVSTYIRTWFDLDTNLLPFYELAKNDPLLQKPVHLFFGLRNMGIPDLFEAIAWGILGQQINLTYAYTLKRRLVEAFGERIEYEGKDYWLFPTPESIAGLTVEDLSVMRMTVKKCEYLIDVAQLMAKGELTKEKLLLANDVKAAEKMLTKIRGIGPWTANYVLMRCLRFPAAFPIDDVGLHNSIKLVLQMEVKPTKTEIQTWSQAWSEWESYATFYLWRLLY comes from the coding sequence ATGAATAAGACCTGTCATGAATGGACCATCCAGGCACCGAATGAATTTCGCTTTACGGAAAATCTTAAATACCTATCGAGATCCTCCAATGAATGCTTATTCAATATTATCGATCAAAAGATCTATCGTGCCTTGGCTTTCGAAAACGAGAAACTTTTAGTGGAAATCAGTGCGACGAATGAAACGGAGCTGCACGTTCGAATTCCAGGCCGGTCAGCACCAATCGACAAGCCTGTTTTGGATGCTGTTTCCACATACATTCGTACCTGGTTCGATCTAGACACAAATCTTCTGCCATTTTACGAGCTTGCTAAAAACGACCCTTTATTGCAAAAGCCAGTCCATTTATTCTTCGGTTTAAGGAACATGGGCATCCCGGATTTATTTGAAGCTATTGCCTGGGGAATTCTCGGACAGCAGATTAACTTGACGTATGCTTATACATTGAAGCGGAGGCTAGTTGAAGCATTCGGCGAACGGATTGAATATGAGGGGAAGGATTATTGGCTATTTCCGACGCCTGAATCGATAGCGGGATTAACGGTAGAAGATCTTTCCGTCATGAGGATGACCGTGAAGAAATGTGAGTACTTAATTGATGTGGCCCAACTGATGGCGAAAGGTGAACTTACGAAAGAAAAGCTGCTGCTAGCAAATGATGTAAAGGCAGCCGAAAAAATGCTTACGAAAATACGCGGAATTGGTCCATGGACGGCGAATTATGTACTCATGAGATGCTTGCGGTTTCCAGCTGCATTTCCTATCGATGACGTCGGCCTGCATAATTCCATCAAGCTGGTCCTCCAAATGGAAGTAAAACCTACAAAAACGGAAATCCAAACATGGTCGCAAGCCTGGTCTGAGTGGGAGTCCTACGCAACATTCTATTTATGGAGACTGCTTTATTGA
- a CDS encoding bifunctional transcriptional activator/DNA repair enzyme AdaA — MVHPNIPKDYWKAIEDCDEAYDDHFLYGVKTTGIFCRPSCKSRVPNKENVKIFKNASMALEEDFRPCKRCKPEGLNLPIEEWIEHIAEWLDKHFCEPLTLNKIADISHGSPYHLQRSFKRVMGMTPNEYVQRLRIEKACSLLESSGQPVAEIGLAVGFSSVPYFMTLFKKKMGITPMAYRKNNSKKAKKERE; from the coding sequence ATGGTGCATCCGAACATTCCTAAAGATTATTGGAAGGCCATCGAAGATTGTGATGAAGCGTATGATGATCATTTTTTATATGGAGTGAAGACAACAGGCATTTTTTGCAGGCCCTCCTGCAAATCCCGGGTGCCGAATAAGGAAAACGTGAAGATTTTCAAAAATGCCAGTATGGCTCTGGAGGAGGATTTCCGGCCGTGTAAACGATGTAAACCGGAAGGACTGAATCTGCCGATAGAGGAATGGATTGAACATATAGCCGAATGGCTCGACAAACATTTCTGTGAGCCTCTCACATTGAACAAAATCGCCGATATTTCCCATGGAAGTCCCTATCATTTACAACGATCCTTCAAGCGTGTGATGGGGATGACGCCCAATGAATACGTTCAGCGCCTCCGAATTGAAAAAGCATGCAGCCTTCTCGAAAGCTCCGGGCAGCCTGTGGCAGAAATAGGCTTGGCCGTAGGTTTCTCCAGCGTTCCTTATTTCATGACATTATTCAAAAAGAAGATGGGCATTACACCAATGGCCTATCGCAAAAATAACAGTAAAAAAGCAAAAAAGGAGCGTGAATAA
- a CDS encoding methylated-DNA--[protein]-cysteine S-methyltransferase encodes MHNVDWSVLRYEGGLLYIAKTENGLCYVGSPGQSDQDLFAWIQKRFPKAKLAENPEALKPYIQELQEYFNGARQTFSFPADVSGTPFQQEIWAALKQIPYGTTCSYSDIADLIKRPTAVRAVGTAIGANPVLITVPCHRVIGKNGAITGYRGGTEMKQYLLQLEAKNRENDFPD; translated from the coding sequence ATGCACAACGTTGACTGGTCTGTCCTCCGGTATGAGGGTGGGTTATTATATATCGCCAAGACGGAGAACGGACTCTGCTATGTAGGTTCACCGGGCCAATCAGATCAGGACCTGTTCGCATGGATACAGAAACGCTTCCCCAAGGCCAAGCTTGCCGAAAATCCAGAAGCATTAAAACCTTATATTCAAGAATTGCAAGAATATTTCAATGGAGCACGGCAAACCTTCTCATTTCCTGCAGATGTAAGCGGAACTCCCTTTCAACAAGAAATTTGGGCGGCATTGAAGCAAATCCCTTATGGTACGACTTGTTCCTACTCCGATATTGCTGATCTCATCAAAAGACCAACAGCCGTAAGGGCGGTCGGCACGGCCATCGGCGCCAATCCTGTATTGATCACGGTGCCCTGCCATCGGGTCATCGGAAAGAATGGCGCCATTACCGGTTACCGCGGCGGTACGGAGATGAAACAATATTTACTTCAACTGGAAGCAAAAAATCGAGAAAATGATTTCCCTGACTAA
- a CDS encoding YjfA family protein — protein sequence MTFSLFFLDFMVIGNEQALAETHNYDGKSPNYNGCANTAVTKDKVWIDSVSYVELKFSTTCKTAWAKVTVTRPAVYNHEADARIVRSTDGKAYTCESSEGNGVVNKGQTSCYTPMVYGLDPRKAQAQGIHAIPNSDAYNKAVTIWF from the coding sequence ATGACATTTTCCCTGTTTTTTCTCGATTTCATGGTCATCGGTAATGAACAAGCTTTGGCAGAAACGCATAATTATGATGGAAAGAGCCCTAACTATAATGGGTGCGCAAACACGGCGGTAACGAAGGATAAAGTATGGATTGATTCCGTTTCGTACGTAGAATTGAAGTTCAGCACAACTTGTAAGACCGCCTGGGCGAAGGTCACTGTCACCCGTCCAGCTGTCTATAATCATGAAGCGGATGCCAGAATCGTCCGCAGTACGGATGGGAAGGCCTACACGTGCGAAAGCTCCGAAGGGAACGGCGTTGTCAACAAGGGCCAGACATCGTGCTATACACCGATGGTCTATGGCTTGGATCCAAGAAAAGCTCAGGCCCAAGGAATACATGCGATCCCCAATAGCGATGCATATAATAAAGCGGTGACCATCTGGTTTTAG
- a CDS encoding YjfA family protein yields the protein MKKMVVCFSFLAAFLVAFGSLDSFSGRASAETHNYDGKSPYYNDCADSAVTKKSVKINANGATADLELKFSNTCKTAWAKITLSRPAKSDGEATALVVRSTDNKQYSCASPGGNGEINKGQTTCYTPMVYDLDPRKAKAVGYWPYTAGETGWY from the coding sequence ATGAAAAAGATGGTTGTATGTTTTTCGTTTTTAGCCGCTTTCTTAGTCGCTTTCGGCTCACTGGATTCTTTTTCCGGCAGGGCGTCAGCAGAAACCCACAACTATGATGGAAAAAGTCCTTACTATAATGATTGTGCCGATAGTGCCGTGACCAAGAAGTCTGTGAAGATCAATGCGAATGGCGCCACTGCCGATTTGGAGCTGAAATTCAGCAACACCTGTAAAACGGCATGGGCGAAAATCACATTAAGCAGGCCTGCAAAATCGGATGGCGAAGCAACTGCATTGGTTGTCCGCAGCACCGATAATAAGCAATATAGCTGTGCTTCTCCCGGAGGAAATGGTGAGATCAATAAAGGTCAAACGACATGCTATACCCCCATGGTATATGATTTAGATCCGCGAAAAGCGAAAGCGGTCGGTTATTGGCCATATACAGCCGGTGAAACAGGCTGGTATTAA
- a CDS encoding transporter suffix domain-containing protein has protein sequence MDKEGKEVTKSKFYKLGMGFLIISLLTWIIPVIAPFTPLSAAGKAGVITGAIVFAEVMFWAGALLVGKEVAAKYKSYLNPKNWRKEKG, from the coding sequence TTGGATAAAGAAGGTAAGGAAGTAACGAAATCAAAGTTTTACAAATTAGGAATGGGCTTCTTGATCATATCCCTGCTCACCTGGATCATTCCGGTGATCGCGCCTTTTACCCCATTATCGGCTGCGGGCAAGGCCGGGGTCATAACGGGGGCAATCGTATTCGCTGAAGTCATGTTTTGGGCGGGGGCGCTTTTGGTCGGCAAGGAAGTCGCAGCAAAATACAAAAGTTATCTTAACCCGAAAAACTGGCGAAAAGAAAAAGGATGA
- a CDS encoding copper homeostasis protein CutC → MRLTLRFLMVLIIIYIQLHVKAEQERKIQSMYIEFIATTIEDVILIEKAGADRIELVSSLTEGGVTPSHGLVEAAVRAVNIPINVMVRPHSQSFSYSEEDLAIMKNDIRTIRSLGANGVVLGALNERNEIHRGYLEELIAECAGLEITFHRAIDDTPDPVRSAEILAHYPEITTILTSGGHGDLPSRIQTIQRMKDVCGNMVILVGSGLNKDNILSISSELNTGYYHFGTAVRKNNGLIEGVALEKAQEIVNMLKKG, encoded by the coding sequence ATGAGATTGACTTTACGCTTTTTAATGGTTTTAATAATCATATACATACAGTTGCATGTAAAAGCAGAGCAGGAAAGGAAAATCCAATCCATGTACATTGAATTCATTGCCACGACCATTGAAGATGTTATTTTAATCGAAAAAGCAGGTGCAGATCGCATCGAGCTGGTCAGTTCTTTAACAGAAGGAGGCGTAACTCCGAGTCACGGTTTGGTTGAAGCTGCCGTCCGTGCTGTAAACATTCCAATCAACGTGATGGTAAGGCCGCATAGCCAATCATTTTCTTATTCAGAAGAGGATCTCGCTATCATGAAAAACGATATCCGGACCATACGTTCACTGGGCGCGAACGGTGTCGTGTTAGGTGCATTAAATGAAAGAAATGAAATCCACCGAGGATACCTCGAGGAGCTGATAGCGGAATGTGCCGGCTTGGAGATCACGTTTCACCGAGCTATCGATGATACGCCTGACCCCGTGCGATCAGCGGAAATATTAGCTCATTATCCTGAAATCACGACGATTTTGACCTCTGGAGGACACGGAGATCTACCAAGCCGCATACAGACGATCCAGCGAATGAAAGACGTCTGCGGCAATATGGTGATATTGGTAGGAAGCGGGCTGAATAAGGATAACATTCTTTCTATATCTTCGGAACTGAATACGGGCTACTATCATTTCGGTACGGCCGTGCGGAAAAATAACGGTCTCATCGAGGGTGTAGCGTTAGAAAAAGCGCAGGAAATCGTCAACATGCTAAAAAAAGGCTGA
- a CDS encoding RrF2 family transcriptional regulator, producing the protein MQFSIGVEYALHCLTYFVDTPSGTTIGVKELATFQGVSETYLSKIFTKLKKAGIVRSMPGVKGGYELAKQPSKITFWDVIAAIEGTQPFFQCAEIRQKCILLEGKENDPKSCAPCTINVVMLEAEELMREHLKSKTIAWLNETILSKQKDQHEEGVNWFREALNRR; encoded by the coding sequence TTGCAATTCAGTATAGGAGTGGAATATGCTCTTCATTGCCTGACTTACTTTGTTGATACTCCTTCGGGGACAACAATTGGAGTCAAGGAATTAGCAACATTTCAAGGCGTTTCCGAAACGTACCTTTCCAAGATATTCACAAAATTAAAAAAAGCAGGCATTGTGCGATCCATGCCGGGGGTTAAAGGCGGCTATGAATTGGCGAAACAACCGAGCAAGATTACTTTTTGGGATGTTATCGCAGCGATTGAAGGAACTCAGCCCTTTTTCCAATGTGCAGAAATCAGGCAAAAATGCATCTTGCTTGAAGGAAAGGAAAACGACCCCAAGAGCTGTGCACCTTGTACAATCAATGTAGTCATGCTCGAAGCTGAAGAATTGATGCGCGAACATCTCAAGAGTAAAACCATTGCTTGGTTGAATGAAACGATACTATCCAAACAGAAGGACCAACACGAAGAAGGAGTCAACTGGTTTCGTGAAGCATTGAACCGTCGATAA
- a CDS encoding NAD(P)/FAD-dependent oxidoreductase yields MKRIVIIGGGFAGVWSAISAARQLHKLQMENNEVEVVLVNRDPYFGIRPRFYEQNPQNLRIPLSQVLDPVGVRFIEGEVGKIDTNGQKVLVQQKDGQMDLAYDRLVFAAGSQLVLPNLAGLHEYAFSTDTYQQAIKLDNHINGLVDSDKVEGKYTAVVVGAGFTGIEIASELTARLRKVAKQENKEAEVRVILVQRTSTVAPDMGEQSLPIVEKALRDMNIETYANETVSSIDSEGVTLQSGGRIPALTTIWSAGVKASPLAADFPVEKDGLGRMPVDANLKVKGLSSVFSAGDTALAMTDENHVALMTCQHAMPQGKVAGHNVVCDLLGIEGIPYKQEQYVTCLDLGPWGALFTNGWDRIPQYQGEDAKKIKMNINQAVIYPPLTGNREDLFEASTQIIPDTRI; encoded by the coding sequence ATGAAACGAATCGTCATTATTGGTGGAGGCTTTGCAGGTGTGTGGAGTGCAATAAGTGCTGCAAGGCAATTGCATAAACTACAAATGGAAAATAACGAAGTGGAAGTTGTTTTAGTGAACCGGGATCCTTATTTCGGCATCCGTCCACGCTTTTACGAACAAAATCCACAAAATTTAAGAATCCCATTAAGCCAGGTGCTGGATCCGGTTGGAGTTCGCTTCATCGAAGGAGAAGTCGGAAAAATCGATACCAACGGACAAAAAGTGTTGGTCCAACAAAAAGACGGCCAAATGGATCTTGCCTATGATCGCTTGGTCTTTGCTGCCGGCAGCCAATTGGTGCTTCCTAATCTCGCTGGATTACATGAATATGCTTTTTCCACGGATACCTATCAGCAGGCGATCAAACTTGATAATCACATAAATGGGCTGGTTGACTCGGATAAGGTTGAAGGTAAATATACCGCGGTAGTTGTAGGTGCTGGTTTTACTGGAATCGAGATAGCCTCGGAATTGACTGCCCGCCTGAGAAAAGTGGCAAAGCAGGAAAATAAAGAAGCGGAAGTAAGGGTCATACTTGTACAAAGAACATCTACCGTAGCTCCTGACATGGGAGAACAGTCACTCCCGATCGTCGAAAAGGCTTTACGTGATATGAATATTGAAACCTATGCAAATGAGACAGTGAGTTCGATAGATTCAGAAGGAGTGACTTTACAATCGGGAGGACGGATTCCTGCATTGACGACCATTTGGTCAGCTGGTGTCAAGGCAAGCCCATTGGCGGCGGATTTCCCTGTAGAGAAAGATGGATTGGGACGCATGCCAGTCGATGCAAATTTGAAAGTGAAAGGATTATCTTCCGTCTTCTCTGCTGGAGATACCGCTCTAGCCATGACGGATGAAAATCATGTAGCCTTGATGACCTGTCAGCATGCCATGCCTCAAGGAAAAGTCGCTGGCCACAACGTTGTGTGCGACTTACTTGGAATCGAGGGAATCCCCTACAAGCAGGAACAATACGTCACTTGCCTTGATTTAGGTCCATGGGGTGCTCTATTTACGAATGGCTGGGATCGCATTCCGCAATATCAAGGTGAAGATGCGAAAAAAATTAAAATGAATATCAACCAAGCAGTCATTTATCCACCTTTAACAGGAAATAGGGAAGACTTATTCGAAGCATCTACACAAATCATTCCAGATACAAGAATATGA
- a CDS encoding MerR family transcriptional regulator, with translation MAMKVKELADLVGISVRTLHYYDEIGLLSPEETTESGYRLYSDENLEMLQQILFFRELGMPLKEIKQMTSSSSFDKQAALRQHQKMLIGKRSQLDKLINTVDKTIKHMKGEIQMTDKEKFEGFDFSHNPYEEEARRRWGNEAVDASNAKVAGLSKDAQQAVSEIYTKLASIRSVSPQSGEAQTAIKEWYDCLNHNFGTYSLDAFKGLGQMYVDDQRFTKNIDQYGDGLARFMCEAMGHFAEMKGK, from the coding sequence GTGGCAATGAAGGTGAAAGAACTGGCTGATCTAGTCGGCATCAGTGTGCGTACCCTGCATTATTATGATGAAATCGGGTTATTATCGCCAGAGGAAACAACCGAATCCGGTTATCGGCTCTATTCGGATGAAAATCTGGAGATGCTGCAGCAAATCCTGTTTTTCAGGGAACTTGGCATGCCTTTAAAGGAAATCAAACAAATGACCAGCAGCTCCTCGTTTGATAAGCAGGCAGCGTTGAGGCAGCATCAAAAAATGCTCATCGGGAAGCGCAGTCAACTGGATAAATTGATCAATACGGTGGATAAGACGATTAAGCATATGAAAGGGGAAATCCAAATGACGGATAAAGAAAAATTTGAAGGGTTCGACTTCAGTCATAATCCATATGAAGAGGAGGCACGCAGGCGATGGGGCAATGAAGCTGTCGATGCTTCGAATGCGAAAGTGGCGGGCTTGTCCAAAGACGCCCAACAAGCCGTTTCGGAAATTTATACAAAACTTGCGTCGATCCGTTCGGTCTCTCCTCAGTCGGGGGAGGCGCAGACAGCCATTAAAGAATGGTATGACTGTTTGAACCATAACTTTGGCACATATTCGCTTGACGCCTTCAAAGGATTAGGGCAAATGTACGTCGATGACCAGCGCTTTACGAAAAATATCGACCAATATGGCGATGGTTTAGCCCGCTTCATGTGTGAAGCGATGGGACACTTTGCTGAAATGAAAGGAAAGTAA
- a CDS encoding pentapeptide repeat-containing protein: MINQHLRADCENCFGLCCVALPYATSADFAFNKDGGTPCSNLRSDYRCGIHKNLREKGFRGCTVYECFGAGQKVSQLTYGGNDWRNNPASAKEMFDVFPIMQQLHEMLCYLHEALNLADARPLHQDLQIAFEDTENLTKQNPKSIMDLNVPVHRAIVNDLLLSTSELVRAKFSFKKNQKKQNKIGRGSDLIGAKLRGADLRGANLRGALLIASDLREADMRITDLIGADFRDADLSGADLTGSFFTTQAQVNSAKGDMKTKLPLSLSRPDHWRK, translated from the coding sequence GTGATTAATCAACATTTACGCGCAGACTGTGAGAATTGTTTCGGTTTGTGCTGTGTAGCTTTGCCTTATGCAACGTCTGCTGATTTTGCATTTAATAAAGACGGAGGTACTCCATGTTCAAACCTGCGATCAGATTATCGTTGCGGTATCCATAAAAATCTCAGGGAAAAAGGATTTCGAGGCTGCACGGTCTATGAATGCTTTGGTGCCGGTCAAAAGGTATCTCAACTCACTTATGGTGGAAACGATTGGAGGAACAACCCAGCTTCAGCAAAGGAAATGTTCGATGTATTTCCTATTATGCAACAACTGCATGAAATGCTTTGCTACTTACATGAAGCCCTGAATCTAGCTGATGCGAGACCTCTTCATCAAGACCTGCAGATTGCTTTTGAAGATACGGAAAATCTCACCAAGCAAAACCCAAAGTCTATCATGGACCTTAATGTACCAGTTCATAGAGCGATCGTTAACGATTTACTTCTGAGCACAAGTGAACTGGTACGTGCAAAGTTTTCATTCAAGAAAAATCAAAAAAAACAAAACAAAATAGGTAGGGGTAGTGACCTTATTGGTGCAAAATTGCGAGGGGCTGACCTTAGGGGAGCTAACCTTAGAGGAGCTTTGTTGATCGCATCTGACCTCAGGGAAGCGGACATGAGAATAACGGATCTTATCGGAGCAGATTTCAGGGACGCTGATTTAAGCGGTGCCGATCTCACGGGAAGTTTCTTTACCACACAAGCACAGGTTAACTCGGCCAAAGGAGATATGAAGACCAAATTACCGCTCTCACTAAGTAGACCCGATCATTGGAGGAAATAA
- a CDS encoding VOC family protein, which translates to MIEGLYEAHLPVKDLDVSINFYKKIGLKLAWRDEETAFFWIEENKSWVGLWEGKEYKTPYHPSLRHIAFRVTYENMKHAMAWLQSLQIEVVPFGGRKTIEPFVRPQQGNASVYFQDPDGNSLELMCYVEVPDAYKQRTDKLSLEEWEKLLTR; encoded by the coding sequence ATGATAGAAGGTTTATACGAAGCTCACTTACCAGTCAAAGATTTGGACGTTTCCATTAATTTTTATAAGAAAATAGGCTTGAAGCTTGCTTGGAGGGATGAAGAAACGGCCTTCTTTTGGATCGAGGAAAACAAAAGCTGGGTCGGTCTTTGGGAGGGAAAAGAATACAAAACCCCTTATCACCCCTCATTAAGGCATATCGCCTTTCGGGTCACTTATGAAAATATGAAGCATGCAATGGCTTGGCTCCAATCCCTGCAAATAGAAGTGGTACCTTTTGGAGGAAGGAAGACTATCGAACCTTTTGTTCGCCCTCAACAAGGGAATGCCTCTGTCTACTTTCAAGATCCGGATGGCAATAGCTTGGAATTGATGTGTTATGTTGAAGTCCCTGACGCGTATAAGCAGAGGACGGACAAGCTTTCATTGGAAGAGTGGGAGAAGCTATTGACTAGGTGA